The Hevea brasiliensis isolate MT/VB/25A 57/8 chromosome 1, ASM3005281v1, whole genome shotgun sequence genome has a window encoding:
- the LOC131168957 gene encoding 5-methyltetrahydropteroyltriglutamate--homocysteine methyltransferase-like produces MASHIVGYPRMGPKRELKFALESFWDGKSSAEELQKVATDLRSSIWKQMADAGIKFIPSNTFSYYDQVLDTTAMLGAVPPRYGWNGGEIGFDIYFSMARGNASVPAMEMTKWFDTNYHYIVPELGPDVKFSYASYNAVDEYKDAKALGIETVPVIVGPVSYLLLSKPAKGVEISFSLLSLIDKILPVYKEVVAELKEAGAGWIQFDEPKLVMDLDAHELQAFTHAYSELEATLSGVNVLIETYFADVPVEAYKTLTALKGVSGFGFDLIRGTKTLDLIKGGFPSGKFLFAGVVDGRNIWANDLAASLDTLHALKAMVGKGIDSLVQHFIIVMKLNNDRRYVVLQTRLWSLLPVLFYTLQLT; encoded by the exons ATGGCGTCCCACATTGTTGGTTATCCTCGCATGGGCCCCAAGAGAGAGCTCAAATTTGCTTTGGAATCTTTCTGGGATGGCAAGAGCAGTGCTGAGGAATTACAGAAGGTGGCAACAGATCTCAGGTCATCTATCTGGAAGCAGATGGCTGATGCTGGAATCAAGTTTATTCCTAGCAACACCTTTTCATATTATGATCAAGTGTTGGACACCACAGCAATGCTAGGTGCTGTTCCTCCCAGATACGGTTGGAATGGTGGTGAGATTGGGTTTGATATCTACTTTTCCATGGCTAGAGGAAATGCCTCTGTCCCTGCTATGGAAATGACCAAGTGGTTTGACACCAACTA CCACTACATTGTCCCTGAATTGGGACCAGATGTTAAGTTCTCTTATGCATCTTACAACGCTGTTGATGAGTACAAGGATGCCAAAGCT CTTGGAATTGAGACTGTGCCCGTCATTGTGGGTCCTGTTTCCTATTTGCTGCTTTCCAAACCAGCAAAGGGTGTGGAGATATCCTTTTCTCTTCTTTCCCTGATTGACAAAATTCTTCCTGTCTACAA GGAAGTTGTGGCTGAATTGAAGGAAGCTGGTGCAGGCTGGATTCAGTTTGATGAGCCCAAGCTAGTGATGGATCTTGATGCTCACGAATTACAAGCATTTACTCATGCATACTCAGAGCTGGAAGCAACTTTATCTGGTGTAAATGTTTTGATTGAGACATACTTTGCTGATGTTCCAGTTGAGGCTTACAAAACCCTCACAGCTTTGAAGGGTGTTAGTGGATTTGGATTTGATCTAATTCGTGGGACTAAGACCCTTGATCTGATTAAGGGTGGATTCCCTTCGGGCAAATTCCTATTTGCTGGAGTAGTTGATGGAAGGAACATCTGGGCTAATGATCTTGCTGCTTCCCTTGACACACTGCATGCTCTTAAGGCCATGGTGGGCAAAGGTATTGACTCTCTAGTGCAACATTTTATTAttgtaatgaaattaaataatgatAGACGTTATGTTGTGTTGCAGACAAGGTTGTGGTCTCTACTTCCTGTTCTCTTCTACACACTGCAGTTGACCTAG